One Bacillus sp. 1780r2a1 DNA segment encodes these proteins:
- the obgE gene encoding GTPase ObgE encodes MFVDQVKVYVKGGDGGNGMVAFRREKYVPKGGPAGGDGGHGADVIFEVEEGLRTLMDFRYKRHFKADRGEHGMSKGQHGRNSEAMIVKVPPGTVVIDAETKETVADLVEHGQRAVIAKGGRGGRGNTRFATPANPAPELSENGEPGQERDVILELKVLADVGLVGFPSVGKSTLLSVTSAAKPKIAEYHFTTLAPNLGVVETGDNRSFVMADLPGLIEGAHEGVGLGHQFLRHIERTRVIVHVVDMSGLEGRDPYEDYLTINEELRQYNLRLTERPQVVVANKMDIPEAEENLARFKEKVGEEVKVFPISAATRDGIRELLFTVADLVDTTPEFPMHEEEDLSTHRVLYKHEKKEVEFHITRDSDGSFVLDGEKVEKLFKMTDFSRDESVRRFARQLRGMGIDEALRERGAKDGDIVKLFEYEFEFID; translated from the coding sequence ATGTTTGTAGATCAGGTCAAGGTATATGTGAAAGGTGGCGACGGAGGAAATGGTATGGTTGCCTTCCGTCGTGAAAAGTATGTGCCAAAGGGAGGTCCTGCTGGGGGTGACGGTGGTCACGGAGCAGACGTTATCTTTGAAGTAGAAGAAGGCTTACGTACACTTATGGATTTCCGCTATAAGCGACATTTTAAAGCAGATCGTGGTGAGCACGGTATGTCAAAAGGTCAGCATGGTCGTAATTCAGAAGCAATGATTGTTAAAGTGCCACCAGGAACAGTTGTGATTGATGCGGAAACAAAAGAAACGGTCGCAGATTTAGTCGAACACGGTCAGCGTGCAGTGATTGCAAAAGGGGGACGTGGTGGTCGAGGAAATACGCGTTTTGCAACGCCGGCTAACCCAGCTCCAGAGCTTTCTGAAAACGGAGAGCCAGGGCAAGAGCGCGATGTTATCCTTGAGCTAAAAGTATTGGCTGATGTTGGATTAGTTGGATTTCCAAGCGTAGGGAAATCAACGCTACTATCCGTTACGTCTGCTGCTAAGCCAAAGATTGCCGAGTATCATTTTACAACGCTTGCACCAAATTTAGGCGTTGTTGAAACAGGAGACAACCGTAGCTTTGTTATGGCGGATCTACCTGGTTTAATTGAAGGTGCACACGAAGGCGTTGGTTTAGGACATCAGTTTTTACGCCATATTGAACGTACGCGTGTTATTGTTCACGTAGTCGACATGTCTGGATTAGAAGGTCGTGACCCTTATGAAGACTATTTAACAATTAATGAAGAGCTACGCCAATACAACCTACGCTTAACAGAGCGTCCGCAAGTGGTAGTAGCAAATAAAATGGATATTCCAGAAGCGGAAGAAAATTTAGCGCGCTTTAAAGAAAAAGTAGGAGAAGAAGTGAAGGTATTCCCTATCTCTGCTGCAACGCGTGATGGAATTCGTGAACTGTTGTTTACGGTTGCTGACCTTGTAGATACAACGCCTGAATTCCCAATGCATGAAGAGGAAGACTTATCAACTCATCGCGTACTTTACAAGCACGAGAAGAAGGAAGTAGAATTCCACATTACGCGTGATAGCGATGGTTCATTTGTATTAGATGGTGAAAAAGTTGAAAAGCTGTTCAAGATGACCGATTTCTCAAGAGACGAATCTGTTCGCCGCTTTGCTCGCCAGCTTCGTGGTATGGGCATAGACGAAGCGCTTCGTGAAAGAGGCGCAAAAGATGGAGATATTGTAAAGCTATTTGAATATGAGTTCGAATTTATCGACTAA
- a CDS encoding sporulation initiation phosphotransferase B codes for MKKEWDVVEVLKYARHDWLNKIQLIKGNLALNRIDRANDIINTIVNESQHESKLTSMNMRLFTGFVMTYHWYNHAVRLELEVLGNAQDLSKYDNELYRWCRYLTGLLESHIDYHADNYLSISLCTEEQEPRFFFDFSGILTDMQNLQEQLGRYEYGQMLTCVEQEMLPTEFNIQIKINT; via the coding sequence ATGAAAAAAGAGTGGGATGTTGTCGAAGTATTAAAATATGCTAGGCATGATTGGCTAAACAAGATACAGCTAATTAAAGGCAATTTAGCACTGAATCGGATAGATCGAGCGAACGACATCATCAATACAATCGTGAACGAGTCACAGCACGAATCAAAATTGACAAGCATGAATATGCGTTTGTTCACAGGGTTTGTTATGACTTATCACTGGTATAACCACGCGGTTCGGTTGGAGCTTGAAGTGCTCGGAAACGCTCAGGATTTATCAAAGTACGATAATGAATTATACAGATGGTGCCGTTATTTAACCGGTTTGCTAGAATCTCATATTGATTATCATGCTGATAATTATTTGAGTATTTCATTATGCACAGAAGAGCAGGAACCTCGTTTCTTTTTTGATTTTAGTGGAATACTAACGGATATGCAAAATTTACAAGAACAGCTCGGTAGGTATGAATATGGTCAAATGCTTACATGCGTTGAACAAGAGATGCTTCCAACTGAGTTTAATATTCAAATTAAAATAAATACATGA
- the nadB gene encoding L-aspartate oxidase produces the protein MHKTDVLIIGSGLAALATAYALYPYKKVTMVTKGRIEENNSILAQGGIAAAVGNHDGWQEHAYDTLAAGSSHCIEETVHILAKEGVSCVWDFIADGMKFDQLKNGDFHFGREGAHRLNRILHAGGDKTGALLFSFLKKRVLPHVEIIEHQVIQKLICDDRGCIGAIGEGRRGQMQAYLAEHVVVATGGIGGLYQYTSNHVHATGEGVMLAYDAGAELEDLEFIQFHPTLLRKGNHAVGLVSEAVRGEGGVLVTEDGEYFMKGIQPFEDLSSRDIVARAVFEQMQRGKDVFLDISEVEKFNERFPTIKALCQKANIDLSQKRIPVIPGAHFLMGGIKVNEHGETTIPYLYAVGEVACTGVHGANRLASNSLLECIVFGRRVGEHILSTESRQVIDYKVDEQVSRFEESFTMNQVDIQAVMMQHVGIIRNAAGLQEAINWFEHELNLLRLKVVTSYSKQQRQRMAMLKLGKLIASSAINRCESRGAHYRSDFPYKEHSWEKQKIIHSLEGVLA, from the coding sequence ATGCATAAGACGGACGTATTAATTATTGGGAGTGGATTGGCAGCTTTAGCTACGGCTTATGCTTTGTATCCATATAAAAAAGTCACGATGGTAACAAAGGGGCGTATAGAAGAAAACAATTCTATATTGGCACAGGGAGGAATTGCAGCGGCAGTAGGAAACCATGATGGCTGGCAAGAGCATGCTTATGATACGTTAGCAGCTGGAAGTAGCCACTGCATTGAAGAAACAGTACATATACTGGCTAAAGAAGGTGTTAGCTGCGTATGGGACTTTATCGCTGATGGAATGAAGTTTGATCAGTTGAAAAATGGAGATTTTCATTTTGGTCGAGAAGGAGCTCATCGATTAAATCGAATCTTGCATGCAGGAGGAGATAAAACGGGTGCTTTGCTATTTTCATTTTTAAAGAAGCGAGTATTACCTCATGTTGAAATCATAGAGCATCAAGTCATTCAGAAGCTAATTTGTGACGACAGAGGCTGCATTGGAGCCATTGGAGAAGGAAGAAGAGGACAGATGCAAGCGTATTTGGCAGAGCACGTTGTAGTGGCTACTGGCGGAATTGGCGGCTTGTATCAGTATACATCCAATCATGTTCATGCCACTGGAGAAGGGGTGATGCTGGCTTATGATGCAGGAGCAGAACTTGAAGATTTAGAATTTATTCAGTTTCACCCTACGCTATTGCGAAAGGGGAATCATGCAGTTGGATTGGTATCAGAGGCTGTGCGTGGTGAAGGTGGTGTGCTCGTAACTGAAGATGGAGAGTACTTCATGAAAGGAATTCAGCCGTTTGAAGACCTATCTTCACGAGATATTGTAGCCAGAGCAGTTTTTGAACAAATGCAAAGAGGAAAAGACGTCTTTTTAGATATTAGTGAGGTAGAAAAGTTTAATGAGCGCTTTCCAACAATAAAAGCTCTTTGTCAAAAAGCAAATATTGACCTTTCTCAAAAAAGAATACCAGTCATACCGGGAGCCCACTTTTTGATGGGGGGAATAAAGGTTAACGAGCATGGAGAAACGACTATTCCTTATCTTTATGCTGTAGGAGAAGTAGCTTGTACAGGGGTGCATGGTGCAAATCGTTTAGCAAGCAACTCGTTGTTAGAGTGTATCGTATTCGGTAGACGAGTAGGGGAACATATCCTATCAACAGAAAGTCGTCAAGTCATAGACTATAAAGTAGACGAGCAAGTTTCAAGGTTTGAGGAATCTTTCACTATGAACCAAGTAGATATTCAAGCGGTTATGATGCAGCACGTAGGGATAATTAGAAATGCAGCTGGTCTACAGGAGGCAATAAATTGGTTTGAACATGAGCTGAATTTGTTAAGGCTTAAAGTCGTAACTTCATATTCAAAGCAACAAAGACAGCGAATGGCAATGCTAAAGCTTGGAAAGCTTATAGCATCTTCAGCGATAAATCGATGTGAAAGCAGAGGCGCTCACTATCGATCTGATTTCCCATATAAGGAACATAGTTGGGAGAAACAAAAGATTATTCATTCTTTAGAGGGTGTACTGGCTTAA
- the pheA gene encoding prephenate dehydratase — protein MVGKVGYLGPKATFTHVAVQEVFSEYEQIPFKTIPSCIDAVYNEDVEYGIVPLENALEGSVNLTLDYLIHEHRLPVVGEIVLPIRQHLMVHPNHADKWEEVKTVYSHPHAIAQCHKFLYGSLGHVPVEEMTSTAFAAKYVSENPEEVVGAIANGLAAKEYGLHIARPNIHDYDHNTTRFVVLHKDRTRAVPFEQENGYKTTLMITLPSDQAGALHQVLSAFAWRKLNLSKIESRPMKTGLGNYFFIVDIEQEMDEVLIPSAIAELEALGCKVAILGSYPHTLLDRKIPL, from the coding sequence ATCGTGGGGAAAGTAGGATATTTAGGACCAAAAGCAACATTTACACATGTAGCAGTTCAAGAAGTGTTTTCAGAATATGAGCAGATTCCCTTTAAGACTATTCCATCTTGTATTGATGCGGTGTATAACGAAGACGTAGAGTATGGAATCGTTCCGCTTGAAAATGCATTAGAAGGTTCCGTTAATTTAACACTTGATTATTTAATTCATGAGCATCGCCTTCCCGTGGTAGGTGAGATTGTTTTACCGATTCGTCAGCATTTAATGGTTCATCCTAATCATGCAGACAAATGGGAAGAGGTTAAGACTGTGTATTCACATCCTCATGCCATTGCGCAGTGTCATAAGTTTTTGTACGGTAGCTTGGGACATGTTCCGGTGGAAGAAATGACATCAACAGCATTTGCTGCAAAGTACGTTAGCGAGAACCCAGAAGAAGTAGTCGGTGCAATTGCCAACGGATTAGCTGCTAAGGAGTATGGGCTTCATATTGCACGCCCCAATATTCATGATTATGATCATAATACGACTCGTTTCGTCGTGCTCCATAAAGACCGAACTCGCGCTGTGCCATTTGAGCAAGAGAATGGCTACAAAACGACTTTAATGATTACATTACCATCGGATCAAGCTGGAGCACTGCATCAAGTACTGTCTGCATTTGCATGGCGTAAGTTGAATTTATCTAAAATTGAATCAAGACCAATGAAGACAGGACTAGGAAATTACTTCTTTATTGTCGATATTGAACAAGAAATGGACGAGGTGCTAATACCAAGCGCTATTGCTGAACTTGAAGCACTTGGATGTAAGGTAGCTATTCTAGGAAGCTACCCACATACGTTACTCGACCGAAAAATCCCGCTATAA
- a CDS encoding ribosomal-processing cysteine protease Prp, with product MIKVTISRNANKQIDGFTMSGHAEFSEHGKDLVCAGASAVSFGTLNAIHSITGVTPVIKQGGDGGYLRCEIPENVDLSALEQIHLLLEGMVVSLKTIELDYSKYIKINDN from the coding sequence ATGATCAAGGTGACAATTTCTCGTAACGCAAACAAGCAAATCGACGGGTTCACGATGAGTGGACATGCTGAATTTTCCGAGCATGGAAAAGATCTTGTTTGTGCGGGAGCATCGGCAGTTTCATTTGGCACTTTAAACGCTATTCATTCAATAACCGGCGTAACGCCAGTTATTAAGCAGGGTGGAGATGGTGGATATCTTCGCTGTGAGATTCCAGAAAATGTTGATTTATCGGCATTGGAGCAAATTCATCTTTTGCTAGAAGGAATGGTTGTGTCTTTGAAAACAATCGAATTAGACTACAGTAAATATATAAAAATTAACGACAATTAA
- the rplU gene encoding 50S ribosomal protein L21 codes for MYAIIETGGKQIKVEAGQAIYIEKLAGEQGETVTFDKVLFVGGDNVKVGAPFVEGATVTAKVEKQGRAKKITVFKYKAKKNYRRKQGHRQPYTKVVIDAINA; via the coding sequence ATGTACGCAATTATCGAAACTGGTGGTAAACAAATTAAAGTAGAAGCTGGTCAAGCAATCTACATCGAAAAACTTGCTGGTGAACAAGGCGAAACAGTTACTTTTGATAAAGTATTATTTGTAGGTGGCGACAACGTTAAAGTTGGTGCTCCATTTGTTGAAGGTGCAACAGTTACGGCTAAAGTTGAAAAACAAGGTCGTGCTAAGAAAATCACTGTATTCAAATACAAAGCAAAGAAAAACTATCGTCGTAAGCAAGGTCACCGTCAACCTTACACAAAAGTTGTTATCGACGCTATCAACGCGTAA
- a CDS encoding transcription repressor NadR, which produces MSENQRKVLGEERRELILQWLKTEQQPMTGSELSKRTKVSRQVIVQDISLLKARNEPILATSQGYIYMQSPNQASSQQRIIACHHAPEDTEKELFMIVDHGVCVKDVTIEHPVYGELTASMMVQTRKDVEAFLQKINQTNATYLSQLTEGTHLHTLEADTIQKLDAACEALEQAGYLLKSE; this is translated from the coding sequence ATGTCAGAAAATCAACGCAAAGTTTTAGGTGAAGAGCGACGAGAGCTCATTTTACAATGGTTAAAAACTGAGCAACAGCCTATGACGGGCAGTGAACTATCAAAGAGAACAAAGGTAAGCAGACAGGTAATTGTGCAAGATATCTCGCTCTTAAAGGCCCGTAATGAACCCATTCTAGCTACAAGCCAAGGCTATATTTATATGCAATCTCCTAACCAGGCATCCTCTCAGCAACGAATTATTGCTTGTCATCATGCACCTGAAGATACGGAAAAAGAGCTGTTTATGATTGTAGATCATGGAGTATGCGTAAAAGACGTAACCATTGAACATCCCGTGTACGGAGAACTCACGGCTTCAATGATGGTTCAAACTCGTAAAGATGTAGAAGCCTTTTTACAAAAGATTAACCAAACAAATGCAACGTATCTGTCGCAATTAACAGAAGGTACTCACCTTCATACACTTGAAGCTGACACTATTCAGAAGCTTGATGCAGCCTGCGAAGCACTTGAGCAAGCTGGCTACTTATTAAAGAGTGAATAA
- the rpmA gene encoding 50S ribosomal protein L27 → MLVRLDLQFFASKKGVGSTKNGRDSIAKRLGAKRADGQFVTGGSILYRQRGTKIYPGANVGRGGDDTLYAQIDGIVKFERFGRDRKKVSVYPVAQEA, encoded by the coding sequence ATGTTAGTAAGATTAGACCTTCAATTCTTCGCTTCTAAAAAAGGAGTAGGTAGTACTAAAAACGGTCGTGATTCAATCGCGAAACGTCTTGGTGCTAAACGTGCTGATGGCCAATTCGTAACTGGTGGTTCAATTTTATACCGTCAACGCGGTACTAAAATTTACCCAGGTGCAAACGTAGGTCGTGGTGGAGATGATACTCTATACGCTCAAATCGACGGTATCGTTAAATTTGAACGTTTCGGTCGTGACCGTAAAAAAGTATCTGTATATCCAGTAGCTCAAGAAGCATAA
- a CDS encoding ACT domain-containing protein: MKKTLDAKLLIERGKSASVADAVQEVDLSRSAFYKYRDTVFPFQTVVTQRIISLFFHLEDRSGTLSHLLSVVASSGCNVLTIHQTIPLQGRANVTLSLDIASMKVELNDLLRELKRLAFVDKVEVLGSGA, from the coding sequence ATGAAGAAAACGCTGGATGCAAAGCTGCTAATTGAACGTGGAAAATCAGCTTCCGTAGCTGATGCAGTTCAAGAGGTTGACTTAAGCAGGAGTGCTTTTTATAAATATAGAGATACTGTGTTCCCGTTTCAAACGGTTGTGACACAGCGAATTATTTCACTCTTTTTTCACCTGGAAGATCGCTCAGGTACGTTATCTCATTTACTAAGTGTCGTAGCCTCTTCGGGGTGTAATGTGTTAACAATTCACCAAACCATTCCGCTACAAGGAAGAGCAAATGTTACGCTCTCTTTAGATATTGCAAGCATGAAGGTTGAGCTGAACGATTTGTTACGAGAATTAAAAAGGCTTGCATTTGTAGACAAGGTTGAAGTCCTTGGTTCAGGTGCTTAA
- a CDS encoding IscS subfamily cysteine desulfurase, with amino-acid sequence MVYLDYAATTPMSKESIEAYNTAAISYYGNANSLHTIGTQAGDLLSLCRHKLASFINGDTQGIHFTSGGTESNMLAIQSLLQRTEHRGKHIITTSLEHASVLRALSSSQKVGYTITYLPVNKAGVVSIEALKQAIQEDTVLVAIQHVNHELGSIQPIQAIGQLLKEHGIWFHCDCVQSFGKIPIDVEKASIDSLSVASHKLYGPKGVGFVYIRPASGKSISNLINLVTEHDRGTMNVPGIVAFATAAEHAHNQLKKSYNHFENLKSYLLTQIEGLQGFVQMEANSPAHFPGIIGLTFRNVQGQYVMLQCNRHNIAVATGSACTVHKQAPLRSLLAIGKSPEQAKNFIRISFSLHTTTEDLDELMKVLHLLHKEIMKER; translated from the coding sequence ATGGTTTATCTTGATTATGCGGCAACCACGCCTATGAGTAAGGAATCAATCGAAGCATATAACACAGCTGCTATATCTTATTATGGAAACGCGAACAGTCTACATACGATTGGTACTCAAGCAGGGGACTTGCTTTCTTTATGTCGACACAAGCTCGCTTCTTTTATAAATGGAGATACGCAAGGTATACACTTTACAAGCGGAGGAACAGAGTCCAATATGCTGGCTATTCAATCTCTTCTTCAGCGTACGGAACATAGAGGAAAACATATTATAACGACTTCGTTAGAGCATGCTTCGGTCTTACGAGCGCTTTCTTCTTCTCAAAAAGTTGGTTACACCATTACTTATCTACCGGTTAATAAAGCTGGCGTTGTATCAATAGAAGCTTTGAAACAAGCAATTCAAGAAGATACGGTTCTTGTAGCCATTCAGCATGTCAATCACGAGCTTGGGTCCATTCAGCCAATCCAAGCTATTGGACAGTTGCTAAAAGAACACGGTATTTGGTTTCACTGTGACTGCGTGCAGTCATTTGGAAAAATACCAATTGACGTTGAAAAAGCAAGCATTGATAGTCTATCTGTAGCGAGTCATAAATTATATGGTCCTAAAGGAGTTGGATTTGTTTACATTCGCCCAGCCTCTGGTAAAAGCATTTCTAACCTAATTAATTTAGTTACAGAACACGATAGAGGTACTATGAATGTCCCAGGGATTGTAGCCTTTGCGACAGCTGCAGAACATGCCCATAACCAGTTAAAAAAATCTTACAACCACTTTGAGAACTTAAAATCGTATTTACTTACACAAATTGAGGGCTTACAAGGGTTTGTTCAGATGGAAGCAAATAGTCCCGCTCATTTTCCAGGCATCATTGGACTAACGTTCCGCAACGTACAAGGTCAGTATGTTATGTTACAATGTAATCGTCACAATATCGCAGTAGCAACCGGCAGTGCTTGTACAGTTCATAAACAAGCCCCTCTTCGTTCGTTACTAGCTATTGGAAAAAGCCCCGAGCAAGCCAAAAATTTTATTCGTATTTCCTTTAGTTTGCATACAACTACGGAAGATTTGGATGAACTAATGAAGGTGCTTCATTTATTACATAAAGAGATTATGAAGGAGCGGTAA